The following are from one region of the Aquirufa lenticrescens genome:
- a CDS encoding helix-turn-helix domain-containing protein: MEERIPTSHLTSREIRIINLAKDCLTNKEIADQLQIEVSTVKCHRRNLFKKLGLKGKTDFAKFLFSKLSPN, translated from the coding sequence ATGGAGGAGAGGATACCTACATCACATCTTACGAGTAGAGAAATTCGGATTATCAATCTGGCCAAAGATTGTCTCACAAATAAAGAGATTGCAGATCAATTGCAAATCGAGGTTTCGACGGTCAAATGCCATCGAAGGAACCTATTTAAAAAACTAGGACTAAAAGGTAAGACCGATTTCGCGAAATTCTTGTTTTCAAAATTGTCACCTAATTAA
- a CDS encoding M56 family metallopeptidase, with translation MNETLIYLLKSMIYAGIFFGYYSLFLKNTIYHAYNRFYLLVAMALSVVFPIFHLRIGVFEEEVAATPALKYLMYGSSAPVQELRLNIPWELVPMYAISALLLCYLAYSILKVFRLKSVSAKKQMGDFTFIETDLEEAPFSFFSNLFWKRSISIEDENGQKMLQHELTHIREKHSWDRLFSQLICSIFWMNPFNWIIQKELQNIHEFIADRDAVGAGEVDAFAKMLLQTYYGNHFLNPSHSFYYSSIKRRIIMLTTSNTPKYAYLRKVAVLPLVAISLVLFSIQLSAQKPKPKKELATQYTVTMRPDSATFSDPKTGKKVFSVATRDMPPPPPPAGAPGAPTPPTPPAAPESISISKLNGNIDSSSIVMKGTRDGKDITVIVKGSNKNISPQDQGNIVLKPSSGDKIKPLIVIDGVITPEINLNDLNPNNIQSMNVLKGEKATAKYAEKGANGVVEITTKKP, from the coding sequence ATGAATGAGACCTTAATTTACCTGCTGAAATCGATGATTTATGCAGGGATTTTCTTTGGCTATTATTCGCTATTTCTAAAGAATACAATTTATCATGCCTACAATCGCTTTTATCTGTTAGTGGCGATGGCTTTAAGTGTAGTTTTTCCCATTTTTCATCTAAGGATTGGTGTTTTTGAAGAAGAAGTGGCTGCCACACCCGCATTGAAATACTTGATGTATGGTTCGTCCGCGCCAGTGCAGGAATTGCGGCTAAATATTCCTTGGGAATTAGTACCAATGTATGCAATCAGTGCCTTATTACTCTGTTATTTAGCCTATTCAATTCTGAAAGTTTTCCGTTTGAAATCGGTCAGTGCCAAAAAACAGATGGGGGATTTTACCTTCATCGAAACAGACTTAGAGGAGGCGCCGTTCTCGTTTTTCTCGAATCTTTTTTGGAAAAGATCAATCTCCATAGAAGACGAAAATGGCCAAAAAATGCTGCAACACGAGCTTACCCACATTCGGGAGAAACACTCTTGGGATCGCCTTTTCTCTCAACTGATTTGTTCTATTTTTTGGATGAATCCTTTCAACTGGATCATTCAAAAAGAATTGCAAAACATTCACGAATTTATTGCTGACCGCGATGCGGTGGGCGCTGGAGAGGTGGATGCTTTTGCCAAAATGCTCTTACAAACCTATTACGGTAATCATTTTTTAAATCCGAGTCACTCATTCTATTACTCATCTATTAAACGAAGAATTATTATGTTAACAACCTCCAATACCCCTAAATACGCCTACCTAAGAAAGGTGGCCGTATTGCCTCTAGTGGCGATTTCTTTGGTCTTATTCTCGATCCAATTGAGCGCTCAAAAGCCTAAGCCTAAAAAGGAATTGGCAACACAATACACGGTTACGATGCGACCAGATTCCGCCACTTTTTCTGACCCTAAAACAGGCAAGAAAGTGTTTTCTGTAGCCACACGTGATATGCCACCTCCACCGCCACCCGCTGGTGCGCCGGGAGCACCCACGCCTCCAACTCCTCCAGCAGCACCTGAATCTATTTCTATTTCAAAATTGAATGGGAACATAGATTCAAGTTCCATCGTCATGAAAGGAACTCGCGACGGTAAAGATATTACTGTGATTGTGAAAGGATCGAACAAAAACATTTCTCCTCAAGACCAGGGAAACATTGTTTTGAAGCCATCTTCTGGAGATAAAATTAAACCCCTCATCGTCATCGATGGCGTCATCACCCCAGAGATAAATCTAAACGATTTAAACCCAAACAACATCCAATCGATGAATGTCTTAAAAGGCGAAAAAGCCACAGCAAAATATGCGGAAAAAGGAGCAAACGGTGTAGTAGAAATTACTACTAAAAAGCCCTAG
- a CDS encoding BlaI/MecI/CopY family transcriptional regulator, whose protein sequence is MKKLTQAEEQVMQVIWNLSEGGFLKDIIELLPEPKPHSNTVATLLKILVEKDFVQISNPNRNNLYSAKVSKRDYSGQRMAGLTESFFDGSYTNVVSYLVDKKQMSIEDLELLLQNLKSKGDE, encoded by the coding sequence ATGAAAAAATTAACACAAGCAGAGGAGCAGGTCATGCAGGTCATTTGGAATTTGTCGGAAGGCGGATTTTTGAAGGACATCATCGAGCTGTTGCCGGAGCCGAAGCCACACTCGAATACGGTGGCGACGCTGTTGAAGATTTTAGTGGAGAAGGATTTTGTCCAAATCTCTAATCCGAATCGAAACAACTTGTATTCTGCGAAAGTCTCGAAACGGGATTATTCTGGCCAGCGAATGGCCGGTTTAACGGAATCCTTTTTTGACGGATCTTACACGAACGTCGTGTCTTATTTAGTGGACAAAAAGCAGATGTCTATCGAAGATTTAGAACTCCTATTACAAAACCTAAAATCGAAAGGCGATGAATGA
- a CDS encoding sialidase family protein, translating to MKFIYTFLFSLGAFCATAQVGKAAFIYETAPYPSCHASTLAETPTGLVGAWFGGKHEKNPDVGIWFSHYVNGKWETPVEIANGIQGDGRRYPLWNPVLYQVPGKELILFYKDGPAPDEWWGMLKRSFDGGKTWSAAERLPKDIYGPIKNKAVLLPDGTLLCPSSSEDDDWKLHMEFTRDLGKTWSRTGPLNDGVTTSAIQPSILFLPDGRLQLVCRSENGFILQAFSGDQGRTWTALEPSSLVNPNSGIDAVTLKDGRHVIVYNPVKKGRSPISVAISSDGKSWKDIATLENEPGEEFSYPAVIQTSDSKVHITYTWKRKKMKHVILSL from the coding sequence ATGAAATTCATTTACACCTTTCTATTCAGCTTAGGGGCTTTTTGTGCTACAGCACAAGTGGGAAAAGCCGCCTTTATCTACGAAACTGCCCCATACCCCTCCTGCCACGCTTCTACGTTAGCTGAAACGCCTACGGGTTTAGTGGGTGCTTGGTTTGGTGGGAAGCACGAAAAAAATCCGGATGTGGGGATTTGGTTTAGTCATTATGTGAATGGAAAATGGGAAACGCCGGTAGAAATCGCGAATGGAATTCAGGGGGATGGCCGTCGTTATCCGCTTTGGAACCCCGTATTATACCAAGTTCCGGGGAAAGAATTAATCCTGTTCTACAAAGACGGGCCAGCACCAGACGAGTGGTGGGGGATGTTAAAACGCTCTTTTGACGGGGGAAAAACCTGGTCCGCGGCAGAACGCTTGCCAAAAGATATCTATGGTCCCATCAAAAATAAGGCCGTTTTACTCCCTGATGGGACCTTATTATGCCCATCGAGTTCCGAAGACGACGATTGGAAATTGCACATGGAATTCACCCGCGACTTAGGGAAAACCTGGTCTAGAACGGGCCCACTGAATGATGGCGTGACCACTTCGGCGATTCAGCCTTCTATTCTATTCTTACCAGATGGACGATTACAATTAGTTTGCCGCTCTGAAAATGGCTTTATTTTACAAGCCTTTTCTGGAGATCAAGGTCGTACTTGGACGGCGCTAGAACCCTCCAGTTTAGTGAACCCTAATTCTGGAATCGACGCGGTTACGTTGAAAGATGGCCGCCACGTCATCGTCTACAATCCGGTGAAAAAAGGCCGATCTCCCATCAGTGTGGCTATTTCCTCAGATGGGAAAAGCTGGAAAGATATCGCGACCTTAGAAAATGAGCCCGGGGAAGAGTTCTCCTATCCGGCGGTTATTCAGACAAGTGATAGCAAAGTTCATATCACCTATACGTGGAAACGTAAGAAAATGAAGCACGTCATTCTTTCGCTCTAA
- a CDS encoding carboxypeptidase-like regulatory domain-containing protein → MMRLLFTLLLAPFFLCAQQKYQLIGSVVEKGNVSIPGASVFIEGTTIGTQADANGHYVLKNIPTGRYRLVASMVGYLPKLVSLEFPAKISELNFNLEEDNKTLDEVRVVGSQDKIWEKQFRAFEKGFLGESYNRKEVYITNREVVDFSEDEDFFTAKASQPVQIVNMTLGYKITYFMDNFQKTNSLTAYKGLASFEKMVAEDAKQERRWQRNRMEAYEGSMKHFLKALVDNRVEEEGFNAYLLKPEYLNNLRRGLFFDPNNERHVAFKAAELAGPMTTDGLRTLEWRIPMEIVFNKKRVSRPIFMDAPYPYTILIPKGLIQVTNTGDIMNPYSIEMRGDMGKIGMADLLPLDFDISQP, encoded by the coding sequence ATGATGCGCCTTCTATTCACCCTGCTTCTTGCCCCCTTTTTCCTCTGTGCACAGCAAAAATATCAGCTAATTGGATCTGTGGTAGAGAAAGGAAACGTTTCCATTCCGGGGGCGAGTGTCTTCATCGAAGGAACGACTATAGGGACACAGGCGGATGCAAATGGGCACTATGTATTGAAAAATATTCCGACTGGTCGATATCGTTTGGTAGCTTCCATGGTGGGGTATTTACCTAAATTAGTTTCCCTGGAATTTCCTGCAAAAATCTCAGAATTGAATTTCAATTTAGAGGAAGACAACAAAACACTAGACGAAGTGCGGGTGGTAGGATCACAGGACAAGATTTGGGAAAAGCAATTTAGGGCCTTTGAGAAAGGGTTTTTAGGAGAAAGTTATAATCGAAAAGAGGTCTACATCACGAATAGAGAGGTAGTTGATTTTTCCGAAGATGAGGACTTCTTTACCGCTAAAGCCTCTCAGCCTGTGCAAATTGTGAACATGACGCTGGGCTATAAGATCACGTATTTTATGGACAATTTTCAGAAAACGAATAGCTTGACGGCGTATAAGGGTTTGGCGAGTTTTGAGAAAATGGTGGCAGAAGATGCGAAGCAGGAACGAAGGTGGCAGCGAAATCGCATGGAGGCTTATGAGGGTTCGATGAAGCATTTCTTGAAGGCTTTAGTGGATAATCGGGTAGAAGAGGAGGGATTTAATGCCTATTTATTGAAGCCGGAATACTTGAACAATTTACGCAGGGGCCTGTTTTTTGACCCAAACAATGAACGCCATGTCGCTTTCAAGGCGGCCGAATTAGCCGGACCTATGACTACAGATGGCTTGCGAACCCTTGAATGGCGTATTCCGATGGAAATCGTATTCAATAAAAAACGGGTGTCGAGGCCTATCTTTATGGATGCTCCGTACCCTTACACTATCTTAATTCCGAAAGGCCTGATTCAAGTGACGAATACAGGCGATATCATGAATCCTTATTCCATCGAAATGCGAGGAGATATGGGCAAAATAGGGATGGCGGACTTACTTCCTTTAGACTTTGACATTAGTCAACCTTAG
- a CDS encoding nuclear transport factor 2-like protein, translated as MKKLIMIMAVATALFSCGQKQDVAATSTEASADSLGGTFTSTDEKSQIIQNQIKAAFANDTTYKWDEIADNIAVYYPGDTIPDIKGKKAYVADFTTNGQLWDNPRFSFLRVVTLKMNNGETWTNLWGTWHVKGKFTGKELVMNVHQALKWENDKVAQEIHFYDTKFIVDEFMAMEAAKKK; from the coding sequence ATGAAAAAACTAATCATGATCATGGCTGTCGCTACAGCCTTATTTTCTTGCGGTCAAAAGCAAGATGTAGCCGCTACTTCTACAGAAGCAAGCGCAGATTCTTTAGGTGGAACTTTCACCTCAACGGATGAGAAATCTCAAATTATTCAAAACCAAATTAAGGCTGCGTTTGCAAATGACACGACTTACAAATGGGATGAGATTGCAGACAATATAGCGGTTTATTATCCTGGAGATACGATTCCAGACATTAAAGGAAAGAAAGCTTATGTGGCGGACTTTACTACGAATGGTCAACTTTGGGATAATCCTCGTTTTAGTTTCCTTCGCGTGGTTACATTAAAGATGAATAATGGAGAAACCTGGACTAACCTTTGGGGCACTTGGCATGTAAAGGGGAAATTTACGGGTAAAGAACTTGTGATGAATGTGCACCAGGCCTTGAAATGGGAGAATGATAAAGTGGCTCAAGAAATCCATTTCTACGATACGAAATTTATCGTGGACGAGTTTATGGCAATGGAAGCCGCTAAGAAGAAATAA
- a CDS encoding VOC family protein, with protein sequence MIHEIATCLWFDKNAKEAADFYQSTFSGFEPLSENPMAVNYRLFDRRFMHLNGGPGYPINPSISFFLNLEDEEEIKRVWAKLTENGKVLMDLNNYPWSPLYGWCSDQFGMNWQIMKNHESHAKLAPNLMFTGVNNGKANEAVDFYTSLFPNSEILHKALYEKGEHDTEGNVKYSQFTLNGKPFHLMESSMDHQHNFNEGVSMMVTVDTQEEIDHLWDNLVAEGSPGRCGWLKDKYGVSWQVVPSVLGKLMSNPETAPKATYAFLQMSKFVIAELEAAVK encoded by the coding sequence ATGATACACGAAATCGCTACCTGCCTCTGGTTTGACAAGAATGCAAAAGAGGCTGCTGACTTTTATCAAAGCACTTTTTCGGGCTTTGAACCTCTTTCCGAAAATCCGATGGCGGTGAATTATCGTTTATTTGATAGACGTTTTATGCACCTGAATGGCGGACCAGGATACCCGATTAATCCGTCTATTTCCTTCTTCTTGAACCTAGAAGACGAGGAAGAAATCAAACGTGTTTGGGCGAAATTAACCGAAAATGGTAAGGTGTTAATGGATCTAAACAACTATCCTTGGAGTCCTTTATATGGCTGGTGTTCAGATCAGTTTGGAATGAATTGGCAAATCATGAAGAACCACGAATCGCACGCAAAGTTGGCGCCTAATTTGATGTTTACTGGCGTCAATAATGGAAAGGCAAACGAGGCGGTTGATTTCTACACTTCTCTTTTCCCCAATTCTGAAATATTACACAAAGCGCTTTACGAAAAAGGGGAACACGATACGGAGGGGAATGTGAAGTATTCTCAATTTACATTGAACGGAAAGCCTTTCCATTTAATGGAGAGTTCGATGGATCATCAACATAACTTCAATGAAGGTGTTTCGATGATGGTCACGGTCGATACGCAGGAAGAAATTGACCACTTGTGGGACAACTTAGTGGCAGAAGGTTCGCCAGGAAGATGCGGTTGGTTAAAGGATAAGTACGGGGTTTCTTGGCAGGTTGTTCCTTCGGTTTTGGGAAAATTAATGAGCAATCCTGAGACGGCACCTAAGGCGACATATGCTTTTTTGCAGATGTCCAAATTCGTAATTGCAGAGTTAGAAGCAGCAGTAAAATAA
- a CDS encoding parallel beta-helix domain-containing protein, producing MKLLTFLLSLLSLTALAQADFEKNLQKRLILAEDGSTIEIEAGRFQLTKTLSLEGKKNIILRGKGIDKTILSFKSQTQGAEGLRVSNCENIVIEDMTTEDSKGDLIKTMNVKGITFRRLKAAWTGGPKSTNGSYALYPVLCENVLIDSCIAIGASDAGIYVGQSKHIIVRNSEAYENVAGIEIENSLYADVYNNKAIGNTGGILVFDLPDLVQKKGGHVRVHHNLVKENNLKNFAPKGNIVGNVPKGTGMMVLAASNVEFFENQIINNATIGVAVISYYMTENAIKDKDYDPYPTAVSIHHNTFERKPRRVPMDSRFGKMYRFVLRFGRHVPAVVYDGILNPAKVGPDRKYPLDYSICVRDNVNQSTANLDAEHNFKGLKQGKDLFDCDLEHVKSTKF from the coding sequence ATGAAACTATTGACTTTTTTGCTCAGTCTTTTGAGCCTCACCGCATTAGCTCAAGCAGATTTTGAAAAAAACCTGCAAAAACGCCTCATTTTAGCCGAAGATGGCTCTACCATCGAGATCGAGGCAGGGCGTTTCCAGTTGACTAAAACCCTGTCATTAGAGGGTAAAAAGAACATCATTTTGCGCGGGAAGGGCATCGATAAAACTATTTTGAGCTTTAAAAGCCAAACCCAAGGCGCAGAAGGCCTCCGGGTTTCGAACTGTGAAAACATCGTGATTGAGGATATGACGACGGAGGATTCCAAAGGCGATTTGATCAAGACGATGAATGTAAAAGGCATCACCTTTCGCCGCCTGAAGGCAGCTTGGACGGGCGGTCCTAAGTCTACCAATGGCTCCTATGCGCTCTATCCCGTTTTATGCGAGAATGTCTTGATCGATTCGTGCATCGCCATTGGCGCTTCGGATGCGGGCATTTATGTGGGACAATCTAAACACATTATCGTCCGTAATTCGGAGGCCTATGAAAATGTGGCCGGCATCGAAATCGAAAACTCCCTCTATGCAGATGTCTACAATAACAAGGCCATCGGGAATACGGGTGGTATTTTGGTGTTTGATTTACCGGATTTGGTCCAAAAAAAGGGAGGCCACGTCCGTGTCCACCACAACCTAGTGAAGGAGAATAATTTGAAGAACTTCGCCCCTAAGGGGAATATCGTAGGGAATGTACCTAAAGGCACGGGTATGATGGTGTTGGCGGCAAGTAATGTCGAGTTTTTTGAGAATCAAATCATCAACAATGCCACCATCGGCGTCGCCGTTATCTCCTATTATATGACCGAAAACGCTATCAAAGACAAGGATTACGATCCCTATCCTACGGCGGTTTCGATTCACCATAACACCTTCGAGCGTAAACCGAGAAGGGTACCTATGGATAGCCGTTTTGGCAAAATGTACCGCTTCGTTTTACGCTTCGGTCGCCACGTTCCTGCGGTCGTGTATGATGGCATTTTGAACCCAGCAAAGGTGGGTCCAGACAGGAAATATCCGTTGGATTATTCGATTTGCGTGCGAGATAATGTCAACCAAAGTACGGCTAACCTAGATGCCGAGCATAATTTCAAGGGTTTGAAGCAGGGCAAAGACTTGTTTGATTGTGATTTAGAACACGTGAAATCGACTAAATTCTAA
- a CDS encoding SO2930 family diheme c-type cytochrome, whose translation MRILIVLLIAFIGLISAETNYRENLSDYGFFKGTLKDLIPADGVVPYALNSALFSDYASKLRFVKLPPGQSVAYNPDSVLQFPVGTAIVKTFYYPIDERNPKKGRRLMETRVLLHEEKGWVALPYIWNKEQTDATLEVAGGSDQVLWTDASGKKQSFEYQVPNMNQCKGCHERSGEMTPIGPSVRQLNDGQQLQHWETAGILKGLPKDHIPALVNYFNTAASLDDRVKAYLDINCAHCHNPTGPARSSGLYLTWDSKDRTAYGFLKSPVAAGRGSGNLSYDIVPGKPEQSILHYRMASRDPGVMMPELGRQLTHHEGVELVRSWIQSLQ comes from the coding sequence ATGCGGATACTAATCGTTTTATTGATAGCGTTTATTGGGCTCATTTCGGCAGAAACGAATTACCGAGAAAACCTGTCTGATTACGGTTTTTTCAAAGGCACCTTAAAGGACCTAATCCCGGCTGACGGCGTCGTTCCCTACGCCTTAAACTCCGCACTATTTTCTGACTACGCCTCAAAGCTACGTTTTGTAAAGCTGCCCCCAGGTCAATCGGTCGCCTATAATCCAGATTCTGTTTTGCAATTCCCTGTGGGCACGGCCATCGTCAAAACCTTCTACTATCCCATCGACGAACGCAACCCGAAGAAAGGGCGTCGCCTGATGGAAACGCGCGTTTTATTGCACGAAGAGAAAGGCTGGGTGGCGTTACCCTACATTTGGAACAAAGAACAAACCGATGCCACACTAGAAGTAGCTGGCGGAAGCGACCAAGTTTTATGGACAGACGCCTCCGGCAAAAAGCAGTCCTTTGAATACCAGGTGCCTAACATGAACCAATGCAAGGGCTGTCACGAACGCTCCGGCGAAATGACGCCCATCGGTCCATCCGTTCGCCAGTTGAATGATGGCCAGCAATTACAACATTGGGAGACAGCTGGCATCTTAAAAGGTTTGCCAAAAGACCACATTCCCGCCCTCGTCAACTATTTTAATACGGCAGCTTCCCTCGATGATCGCGTGAAAGCTTACCTCGATATCAATTGTGCCCACTGCCATAATCCCACCGGACCGGCTCGTTCATCTGGCCTCTATTTAACCTGGGATTCCAAAGATCGCACCGCTTATGGTTTCCTAAAATCCCCTGTTGCTGCAGGTCGCGGGTCTGGAAATCTGAGTTATGACATAGTTCCTGGAAAGCCGGAACAGAGTATTTTACACTACCGAATGGCTTCGCGCGATCCAGGCGTGATGATGCCGGAATTAGGTAGACAACTTACTCATCACGAGGGAGTTGAATTAGTTCGTTCCTGGATTCAATCGTTGCAATAG
- a CDS encoding peptidoglycan DD-metalloendopeptidase family protein, translating into MINRLFYEPLTPENSIALDLSAKNKELKRRIYSKIDAFCAYMEEKLGAKYGVGGYLEHRIIYEAHENFATNADDFRNIHLGVDLWAPAGTPVFAPLAGIVHSYQVNRGSGNYGPTIILYHPAENIYSLYGHLGMEDMAEIDEGMPVAAGDLLCHLGNSDENGGWPPHLHFQLIRDLNGFHGDYPGVCSKRDVAFYAENCPDPLGFSAAANSATL; encoded by the coding sequence ATGATTAATCGCCTATTTTACGAGCCATTAACGCCTGAAAACAGTATCGCGCTGGATCTAAGTGCGAAGAATAAAGAGCTAAAACGCCGTATTTATTCGAAAATCGACGCGTTTTGTGCGTATATGGAAGAAAAATTAGGGGCCAAATACGGTGTGGGCGGCTACCTCGAACACCGCATCATCTACGAAGCACACGAGAATTTTGCGACGAACGCGGACGATTTCAGGAACATTCACTTGGGAGTTGATCTTTGGGCACCGGCTGGAACACCCGTTTTTGCACCGCTAGCTGGTATCGTTCACAGCTATCAAGTCAATCGCGGCTCCGGAAATTATGGCCCCACGATTATTCTCTACCACCCAGCAGAAAACATTTACAGTTTATACGGCCACCTAGGAATGGAAGATATGGCGGAAATAGACGAGGGAATGCCAGTTGCCGCGGGAGACCTACTTTGCCACCTAGGCAACTCAGATGAAAATGGCGGCTGGCCTCCGCACCTGCATTTTCAACTCATTCGCGACCTGAATGGATTTCACGGGGATTATCCGGGCGTATGTTCTAAGCGGGATGTAGCGTTTTATGCAGAAAATTGTCCGGATCCTTTGGGATTTAGTGCTGCTGCGAATAGCGCCACTCTTTAA